The following coding sequences are from one Deltaproteobacteria bacterium window:
- a CDS encoding Rne/Rng family ribonuclease, protein MTTELIVNSTMHETRVAMIENNNVMEIYIDRKKERGVVGNAYKGRVIKVLPGMQAAFVDIGLEKSAFLYVSDIYNHLELFPQMMTDSEYEEDDIEGEVSRIEYKAPIEDLLREGQEIIVQISKEPIGSKGARVTSYISLPGRYLVYMPSVDHVGISRKIENEEERKRLKDTILKMKEPEEGYIVRTVSEGKTEEEFRADKQFLNRLWVNIQKKAELASAPCLLHSDLDLTFRVIRDLFTTEIDRMVIDSPTEYRRVKEFVTNFLPNLKEKIELYNEPEPIFDAYGVEVEISRSLKRRVWLKSGGYIVIDQTEALVTIDVNTGRYVGKRNLEDTIFKTNLEAAREIAYQLRLRNIGGIIIIDFIDMEEKKNQQILFNTLEKALQNDRAKTTIYEISELGLVQMTRKRVRENLGRILMEPCSYCEGEGFIKSKTTVCYDIFREVRRIAPLTKEKKILIIAQVDVADMLYDEERRGVEELENRYKKRIIIKSEAEFHQEQFEVMLTN, encoded by the coding sequence GTGACCACCGAATTGATCGTCAACTCCACCATGCACGAAACCCGGGTCGCCATGATCGAGAACAATAATGTCATGGAGATCTATATCGACCGAAAGAAAGAACGGGGAGTCGTCGGCAACGCCTACAAGGGCCGGGTGATCAAGGTCCTTCCCGGGATGCAGGCGGCCTTCGTCGATATCGGTCTGGAAAAATCCGCTTTCCTCTACGTCTCGGATATCTACAATCACCTTGAACTCTTTCCGCAGATGATGACCGATTCGGAATACGAAGAGGACGACATCGAGGGCGAAGTCTCCCGGATTGAGTATAAAGCCCCGATTGAAGACCTGCTTCGGGAGGGACAGGAGATCATCGTTCAGATCTCCAAGGAGCCGATCGGTTCCAAAGGAGCCCGGGTCACCTCCTACATCTCCCTGCCCGGCCGGTATCTTGTCTATATGCCCTCGGTGGACCACGTCGGAATTTCCCGGAAGATCGAAAACGAAGAAGAACGAAAACGACTCAAGGATACCATTCTGAAAATGAAAGAACCCGAAGAGGGGTACATCGTCCGGACCGTCAGTGAAGGAAAAACCGAAGAGGAGTTCCGGGCGGACAAACAGTTCCTCAATCGGCTCTGGGTCAACATCCAGAAAAAGGCGGAACTCGCCTCCGCCCCCTGCCTTCTGCACAGCGATCTTGATCTGACCTTCCGGGTCATCCGTGATCTCTTCACCACGGAGATCGACCGCATGGTCATCGATTCTCCGACGGAATACCGCCGGGTCAAGGAATTCGTCACCAACTTCCTTCCGAACCTGAAGGAAAAAATCGAACTCTACAACGAACCGGAACCAATCTTCGATGCCTATGGAGTGGAAGTGGAGATTTCCCGTTCGCTGAAACGCCGGGTCTGGCTGAAATCCGGCGGCTATATCGTCATTGACCAGACTGAGGCGCTGGTCACCATCGATGTCAACACCGGACGCTATGTGGGGAAACGAAACCTGGAGGATACGATCTTTAAAACCAACCTCGAAGCCGCCCGGGAAATTGCCTACCAACTGCGGCTCAGGAATATCGGCGGAATCATTATCATCGACTTCATCGATATGGAGGAAAAGAAAAATCAGCAGATCCTGTTTAACACCCTCGAAAAAGCCCTCCAAAATGACCGGGCCAAGACCACCATCTACGAGATCTCGGAACTCGGCCTGGTCCAGATGACCCGGAAACGAGTCCGGGAAAATCTCGGCAGGATTCTTATGGAACCCTGCAGTTACTGTGAAGGAGAGGGTTTCATCAAGTCGAAGACCACCGTCTGTTACGACATCTTCCGGGAAGTCCGCCGGATCGCCCCGCTGACCAAAGAGAAAAAGATCCTGATCATCGCCCAGGTCGATGTCGCCGACATGCTTTACGACGAGGAACGCCGCGGTGTGGAAGAACTGGAAAACCGGTACAAGAAACGGATCATCATCAAGAGTGAAGCGGAATTTCATCAGGAACAGTTTGAAGTGATGCTGACCAACTGA